Proteins encoded together in one Gemmatimonadota bacterium DH-78 window:
- a CDS encoding prolyl oligopeptidase family serine peptidase, protein MMRYPFRSAGVVAALLLPFALEAQAQKPSLTHDDYDRWNSIDDESLSNDGSWAVWAVVPGEGDSRVRARQLDEGGQITFQRASEPAFTADSRWLVATISPPWALVDSLRRADDRDAIPGDSLVIVELAQFMEMETAHRRVGEVRSRRIAETGAFVAVHLAAPDDDEGEEDSAPEGEGEDEGEPRDRGRTGTPLVLYDLAGDAEYRFEHVTDYRFTDDGAWLFLTRTTPEGTGDGVVRVDTGTGAETVALAGPGQYSRLAIQDDGVTAAVLTDRDAPDDEAGTMSLYWIDADGEAHLAAAPGSEGVPAGWSISGDRTPQISASGARLIFGLRPPPLERDPELEDLLDDEVVEVDIWSWTDDRLQPMQLVQLGSDTTHAYLAQAPTDGGPVVPLAGLDMPDMRFAADDDAPVALGLSDLPYRKLVSWDGTYNDAWAVDLATGERTLMVEKLRGSPQLSPEGRWAWWWDGERRGWFARSTDGGDEIALSSGIPHPVYNELDDRPQPPGSYGAAGWTEGDEAIVLYDRHDLWLVNPDDPASARSLTEERGRAEGLRFRLVDTDPESNAVPLDDAVILSAFDYTTKESGLYRDRFDGTSAPAPLIFEAAQISSPTRAKDADRFLFTRQTFETFPDLLVSGPDFDDPRKLSDANPQQDEVAWGTAELVEWTSNDGTPLQGILYKPENFDASRQWPMMVYFYERSSDGLHRYVTPSAGGSSINYSFYVSRGYLVFVPDIPYEIGHPGESGLDAVVPGVQYLANQGFVDRERIGVQGHSWGGYQIAWMITRTNLFAAAEAGAPVANMTSAYGGIRWGTGMSRMFQYERTQSRIGGTLWDAPLLYIENSPLFALDKTETPLLMMHNDEDTAVPWEQGIELFVALRRLDKPVWLLNYNGEPHGLTRDANRRDWAVRMQQFFDHYLMDAPAPVWMEEGVPALLKGKSLGLRTSSTISDDDADATRR, encoded by the coding sequence ATGATGCGGTATCCGTTCCGTAGCGCAGGAGTCGTCGCTGCCCTGCTCCTGCCCTTCGCGCTCGAGGCGCAGGCGCAGAAGCCTTCCCTCACCCACGACGACTACGATCGGTGGAACTCGATCGACGACGAGTCGCTGTCCAACGACGGCAGCTGGGCGGTCTGGGCGGTGGTGCCGGGCGAGGGCGACTCGCGCGTGCGGGCTCGACAGCTGGACGAGGGGGGGCAGATCACCTTCCAGCGGGCCTCCGAGCCCGCCTTCACGGCCGACTCTCGCTGGCTGGTAGCCACGATCTCGCCGCCCTGGGCACTGGTCGACTCGCTCCGGCGCGCCGACGATCGCGACGCGATTCCCGGCGACTCGCTGGTGATCGTCGAACTCGCGCAGTTCATGGAGATGGAGACGGCCCACCGGCGCGTGGGCGAGGTGCGCTCCCGACGGATCGCCGAGACGGGCGCCTTCGTGGCCGTGCATCTGGCCGCGCCCGACGACGACGAGGGCGAGGAGGACTCCGCGCCGGAGGGCGAGGGCGAGGACGAGGGTGAGCCCCGGGACCGCGGGCGCACCGGCACCCCGCTCGTGCTGTACGACCTCGCCGGCGACGCCGAGTACCGGTTCGAGCACGTGACCGACTATCGCTTCACCGACGACGGAGCCTGGCTCTTCCTGACCCGCACCACCCCCGAGGGCACCGGAGACGGTGTCGTCCGCGTCGACACGGGCACGGGCGCCGAGACCGTGGCCCTCGCCGGGCCCGGGCAGTACAGCCGTCTCGCGATTCAGGACGACGGGGTGACCGCGGCAGTCCTGACCGACCGGGACGCGCCGGACGATGAGGCGGGCACCATGTCGCTGTACTGGATCGATGCCGATGGCGAGGCGCATCTCGCCGCCGCCCCGGGGTCCGAGGGCGTGCCCGCTGGCTGGTCGATCTCGGGCGACCGCACCCCGCAGATCTCCGCCTCGGGAGCCCGCCTGATCTTCGGTCTGCGGCCGCCCCCCCTCGAGCGGGATCCGGAGCTCGAAGACCTGCTCGACGACGAGGTGGTCGAAGTCGACATCTGGAGTTGGACCGACGATCGCCTGCAGCCCATGCAGCTCGTGCAGCTCGGCAGCGACACCACGCACGCCTACCTCGCCCAGGCCCCGACCGACGGTGGCCCGGTGGTGCCTCTCGCCGGGCTCGACATGCCCGACATGCGGTTCGCCGCGGACGACGACGCACCCGTAGCGCTGGGCCTGTCCGACCTGCCCTACCGGAAGCTGGTCTCGTGGGACGGCACCTACAACGATGCGTGGGCGGTCGATCTCGCTACCGGCGAGCGCACCCTCATGGTGGAGAAGCTCCGGGGATCGCCCCAGCTCTCGCCCGAGGGCCGCTGGGCATGGTGGTGGGACGGCGAGCGGCGCGGGTGGTTCGCCCGCTCCACGGACGGGGGCGACGAGATCGCCCTGTCGAGCGGAATTCCCCACCCCGTGTACAACGAACTCGACGACCGGCCGCAGCCGCCCGGGTCGTACGGGGCCGCCGGCTGGACGGAAGGCGACGAGGCGATCGTTCTGTACGATCGACACGACCTCTGGCTCGTGAACCCCGATGACCCCGCTTCGGCCCGCTCGCTCACGGAGGAGCGGGGTCGCGCCGAGGGACTCCGGTTCCGACTCGTCGACACCGACCCCGAGTCGAACGCCGTGCCGCTCGACGACGCGGTGATCCTGAGTGCCTTCGACTACACGACCAAGGAGTCGGGGCTCTATCGCGACCGATTCGATGGCACCTCCGCCCCCGCCCCGCTGATCTTCGAGGCGGCCCAGATCTCGTCGCCCACCCGGGCGAAGGACGCCGATCGCTTCCTCTTCACCCGGCAGACCTTCGAGACCTTCCCCGACCTGCTGGTGTCGGGGCCCGATTTCGACGACCCGCGGAAGCTCTCCGACGCCAATCCCCAGCAGGACGAGGTGGCGTGGGGCACCGCCGAGCTGGTCGAGTGGACCTCCAACGACGGTACGCCCCTGCAGGGCATTCTCTACAAGCCCGAGAACTTCGACGCCTCGAGACAGTGGCCGATGATGGTCTACTTCTACGAGCGTTCGTCGGACGGTCTCCACCGCTACGTGACCCCCTCGGCGGGGGGATCGTCGATCAACTATTCGTTCTACGTGAGCCGAGGCTACCTGGTGTTCGTGCCCGACATTCCGTACGAGATCGGGCACCCGGGCGAGAGCGGACTCGACGCGGTGGTCCCGGGCGTGCAGTACCTGGCGAATCAGGGCTTCGTGGACCGCGAGAGAATCGGGGTGCAGGGCCACTCCTGGGGCGGGTATCAGATCGCCTGGATGATCACCCGCACCAATCTCTTCGCGGCCGCCGAGGCCGGCGCGCCCGTGGCCAACATGACCAGCGCCTACGGCGGCATTCGCTGGGGCACCGGCATGAGCCGGATGTTCCAGTACGAGCGCACGCAGTCGCGCATCGGGGGCACGCTGTGGGACGCCCCCCTGCTCTACATCGAGAACTCGCCGCTCTTCGCGCTCGACAAGACCGAGACGCCGCTGCTCATGATGCACAACGACGAAGACACCGCGGTGCCGTGGGAGCAGGGCATCGAACTCTTCGTCGCCCTGCGACGGCTCGACAAGCCCGTCTGGCTGCTGAACTACAACGGGGAGCCGCACGGCCTGACCCGAGACGCCAACCGGCGCGACTGGGCCGTGCGCATGCAGCAGTTCTTCGATCACTACCTGATGGACGCCCCCGCTCCGGTCTGGATGGAGGAGGGCGTGCCGGCGCTCCTGAAGGGCAAGAGTCTGGGACTCCGCACCAGTTCCACGATCAGCGACGACGACGCGGACGCCACGCGACGCTGA